AGGCCACGTTGACGTCGGAGCCCTTCTCCTCCCGCTGGGCGACCGAGACCAGGAAGCGGGCGTCGCGCACCGGCTGGCCGGTCGGGTCCTGGATCATCACCGGCCAGCCGGAGGTGGCCAGGACCGGCTGGCCCTTCGGGCCCTGCACGGCCAGCGGCGCCCGCACCACTTTGCTGATGTACCGGCCTTTGGCGATCTCGTCGACGGCGTGGGCGGCACGCAGCGCCCGCAGGTAGATCTCCTGGTCGGCGGCGCCGCTGGGGTTGCTCGCGCCGTCAATCGGTGCGGTGCAGTACACCACCCGGGCGATCTGCGCCCCGGCCCACTGCGGCCGGGTGGCCACGATCGAGGTGGCC
This DNA window, taken from Parafrankia discariae, encodes the following:
- a CDS encoding PIN domain-containing protein, encoding MGVTLSAQATTNRTPLQVGVYIDGFNLYYGGRGLMGGSGKPGWRWLDLRALATSIVATRPQWAGAQIARVVYCTAPIDGASNPSGAADQEIYLRALRAAHAVDEIAKGRYISKVVRAPLAVQGPKGQPVLATSGWPVMIQDPTGQPVRDARFLVSVAQREEKGSDVNVASHLLLDLLHQRITAAVVITNDSDLAFPVAQARELVPVGVVNPSKGYTAGALRGAPHT